A DNA window from Streptomyces sp. CA-278952 contains the following coding sequences:
- the soxR gene encoding redox-sensitive transcriptional activator SoxR: MPQIPQTLHELSVGQLSARSGAAVSALHFYEAKGLITSSRTSGNQRRYSRDALRRVAFVRAAQRVGIPLVTIREALAELPEERTPNREDWARLSEVWRKELDERIGQLHRLRDHLTDCIGCGCLSLETCVLSNPDDIVGERITGSRLMPEGRKPPRRT, encoded by the coding sequence GTGCCCCAGATTCCACAGACACTCCACGAACTCTCGGTCGGCCAGCTCTCGGCGCGCAGCGGCGCGGCCGTCTCGGCCCTGCACTTCTACGAGGCCAAAGGCCTGATCACCAGCAGCCGCACCAGCGGCAACCAGCGCCGCTACTCGCGGGACGCGCTGCGCCGGGTCGCCTTCGTCCGGGCGGCCCAGCGCGTCGGTATCCCCCTGGTCACGATTCGGGAGGCGCTCGCCGAACTGCCCGAGGAGCGCACGCCGAACCGCGAGGACTGGGCCCGCCTCTCCGAGGTCTGGCGCAAGGAACTGGACGAGCGCATCGGGCAGTTGCACCGCCTGCGCGACCATCTGACCGACTGCATCGGATGCGGCTGTCTCTCGCTGGAGACCTGTGTGCTGTCCAACCCCGACGACATCGTCGGTGAGCGGATCACCGGCTCCC